The DNA window CGCATCGAGCGAGGCGAGCGCGCAAAAGGCGTTGACCTCGGAGGCCGGCTTCGGGTGCAGTCTGAGCGCAGCGCGGGTGACGACGCCGAGCGTCCCTTCCGAACCGATGAAGAGCTGGCTGAGGTCGTAGCCGGAATTGTCCTTGGGCAGGCCCTTGAGCGAGGTCAGCACGCTGCCATCGGCAAGCACGGCTTCCAGCCCCAAAACCTGCGCCCGGTACATGCCGTAGCGCAGCACACGGATGCCGCCGGCATTGGTGGCGACATTGCCGCCGATCGTCGCGGAGCCGCGTGCACCGATATCGACGCCGAACATCAGCCCGTCGCTGTCGGCTGCCTCCTGCACCGCCTGCAGCGTCGCGCCCGCTTCGGCGACGATGCTGCCAGCCTGGCGATCCGGAACGGCAAGACCGGTCATGCGCTCCAGCGACAGCACCACCTCACCCAGCTGCACACGCGCGGCGCCTGCCAGGCTGGTGCGTCCGCCCTGGATGACAACCGGCTGGCCGAGATCGTTGCAAACCGCCAGCGCTGCCGCGACACCCTCGGTGTCGCGCGGGCGCAGCACCGCTTCGGGAAGCGCGCCAAGCTTGCCGTCGGGATCGTTACGATAGCGCTGGTCCACCTCCGGACCGGCGAGGACCCCGCCCGCACCCAGCCTATTGTCGAGAGTGGATAGAAGCCGTTGTGTTTCGGGTGACATCGGCCAATCCTATTCATGATCGGCTTCCGGTCAAACGCTCGTCCACGCAAGGCGACGTTGTCCGTGTCCGTGGCAATGCAAAACAGGACAATCGTCCGGTATCGACCACGATGGGATCGTGATCGACACCGGAGAATAGGTAGTCTTACTGAAGTTTCGCTTGCAGGGCGTTGACGTCGTCGGTGGTCATTTCACCGTCGGTCGCCACCTTGCCATCGACGATCTTCCACAGCCGGAACGG is part of the Mesorhizobium loti genome and encodes:
- a CDS encoding FAD-binding oxidoreductase, producing the protein MSPETQRLLSTLDNRLGAGGVLAGPEVDQRYRNDPDGKLGALPEAVLRPRDTEGVAAALAVCNDLGQPVVIQGGRTSLAGAARVQLGEVVLSLERMTGLAVPDRQAGSIVAEAGATLQAVQEAADSDGLMFGVDIGARGSATIGGNVATNAGGIRVLRYGMYRAQVLGLEAVLADGSVLTSLKGLPKDNSGYDLSQLFIGSEGTLGVVTRAALRLHPKPASEVNAFCALASLDAAIALLGLLRQKLGPLLSAYEVNFAPLYDLMVASMAMPAPLPAGSPVYVLAEILGTEPERDGERFAEVLMQAVEDGVIDDVVVSQSPREFRALWDVREDANRVLFSIKGLIGVDISIPLARMGAFLREADIAIHAIDPGADIYFFGHLGDGNLHYQVRTVDPAAAHDIVYRGVAAAGGGVSAEHGIGLDKKKWLHLVRSDAEIATMRRLKVALDPKNILNPGRVFDLNPAAFSR